In Pedobacter heparinus DSM 2366, the following are encoded in one genomic region:
- the glgB gene encoding 1,4-alpha-glucan branching protein GlgB, with protein MRAVLVHSLFSDFDISLFVSGKHFRLYEKFGAQLIHVEGVAGTYFAVWAPNAQAVHVIGDFNQWNRSAHALNKRLDSSGIWEGFIPGIGKGELYKFLVKGFDGLEVEKGDPYAKRWEHPPKTASIVWDNDYKWKDKAWLNKRPKLNALNKPMSVYEVHLGSWQRDPSEPDRVLTYMEIANSLVPYVLDMGFTHVEFMPLMEYPYFPSWGYQITGYFAASSRHGTPQELMYLINELHRNNIAVIMDWVPSHFPGDSNGLYHFDGTHLYEHSDMRKGFHPDWKSYIFNYDRNEVRSFLISNALYWLDKFHIDGLRVDAVASMLYFDFSRKTEDAAKNEYGGSENLGAIQFLKDLNIAVYGNYEGVHTIAEESSTYPLVTHPVHNGGLGFGMKWMMGWMNDTLKYFKNDPINRRYHHYQLTFSITYAFTENFMLPFSHDEVVHGKSSMIYKMPGDEWQKFANLRVLYAYMFTQPGTKLLFMGNEFAQTHEWDFKSSLDWHLLEHAPHIGMQKTVRAINKLYVSEPALFEHSFSAEGFEWINADDARHSIYIYIRKGKKAKDTLIVILNLTPVYRENYRVGLPFRAKWKEIFNTDAKEFFGSGKLNNKLILPEKVGCHNRDYSVVLNVPPLAVTILKQGV; from the coding sequence ATGAGAGCAGTGCTTGTCCATAGCTTATTCAGTGATTTTGATATTTCTTTATTTGTTTCAGGGAAGCACTTTAGGTTGTATGAGAAATTTGGAGCGCAGCTGATCCATGTTGAGGGGGTAGCGGGTACTTACTTTGCGGTTTGGGCGCCCAATGCCCAGGCTGTACATGTAATTGGCGATTTTAACCAATGGAACCGGTCGGCCCATGCTTTAAACAAACGCCTGGATTCATCTGGCATATGGGAAGGTTTTATCCCTGGTATAGGCAAGGGTGAGCTTTATAAGTTTTTAGTAAAAGGTTTTGACGGGCTGGAAGTAGAAAAAGGCGATCCTTATGCCAAAAGATGGGAACATCCGCCAAAAACAGCTTCTATTGTTTGGGACAATGATTACAAATGGAAAGATAAAGCCTGGTTAAATAAGCGCCCTAAATTAAATGCACTGAACAAGCCCATGTCGGTTTATGAGGTACATCTGGGATCCTGGCAGCGTGATCCGAGTGAACCTGATCGGGTGCTGACCTATATGGAAATTGCCAATAGCCTTGTTCCTTATGTGCTGGATATGGGTTTTACGCATGTCGAGTTCATGCCTTTAATGGAATATCCCTACTTCCCATCCTGGGGATACCAGATTACCGGATATTTTGCAGCAAGTTCGCGGCATGGTACTCCTCAGGAACTGATGTACCTGATCAATGAACTGCATAGAAATAACATTGCTGTAATTATGGATTGGGTGCCTTCTCATTTTCCAGGTGATTCGAATGGCCTTTACCATTTTGATGGTACGCATTTGTACGAACATTCGGATATGCGCAAAGGTTTTCATCCCGACTGGAAATCCTATATTTTTAATTACGACAGGAACGAAGTGCGTTCATTCTTAATCAGCAATGCACTGTACTGGCTGGATAAATTCCATATAGATGGGTTAAGGGTTGATGCCGTAGCTTCTATGCTTTATTTCGACTTTTCCCGCAAAACAGAGGATGCTGCCAAAAATGAATATGGGGGCAGTGAAAACCTGGGGGCTATCCAGTTTTTAAAAGACCTTAACATTGCGGTATATGGTAATTACGAAGGGGTACATACCATTGCCGAAGAAAGCAGTACTTACCCCCTCGTAACACATCCGGTACACAATGGTGGCCTTGGTTTTGGGATGAAATGGATGATGGGCTGGATGAACGATACGCTGAAATATTTCAAAAATGATCCGATCAACAGAAGGTACCATCATTATCAGCTTACTTTCAGCATTACATACGCTTTTACAGAAAACTTTATGCTTCCGTTTTCTCATGATGAAGTGGTACACGGCAAGTCATCCATGATTTATAAAATGCCTGGCGATGAGTGGCAGAAGTTTGCCAATTTAAGGGTATTGTATGCCTATATGTTTACCCAACCTGGTACAAAGCTCTTGTTTATGGGGAATGAATTTGCGCAGACCCATGAATGGGATTTTAAAAGTTCGCTGGACTGGCACTTACTGGAACACGCACCTCATATTGGTATGCAAAAAACCGTAAGGGCAATCAATAAATTATATGTTTCTGAGCCGGCCCTATTTGAGCATAGCTTTTCTGCTGAAGGTTTTGAATGGATCAATGCGGATGATGCCAGGCATTCTATTTACATCTACATCAGAAAAGGCAAAAAGGCAAAAGATACCTTAATTGTAATTTTGAACCTGACACCTGTTTACAGAGAAAATTATAGAGTTGGCCTACCATTCAGAGCCAAATGGAAGGAAATATTTAATACAGATGCCAAAGAGTTTTTTGGCAGTGGAAAGCTGAACAATAAACTGATACTTCCTGAAAAAGTAGGTTGCCACAACAGGGACTACTCGGTTGTATTGAATGTTCCACCCCTGGCGGTTACCATACTTAAACAAGGCGTTTAG